The proteins below are encoded in one region of Lactuca sativa cultivar Salinas chromosome 3, Lsat_Salinas_v11, whole genome shotgun sequence:
- the LOC111894308 gene encoding mitochondrial import inner membrane translocase subunit Tim13, whose protein sequence is MDSFSSPSSSSPSSQMSTEDFMDQLKVQLAQAYAEEFLETVRGKCFDKCITKPGSSLSGGESSCISRCVDRYIEATGIISRALFNSQR, encoded by the exons ATGGATTCATTCTCGTCGCCGTCGAGCTCGTCGCCGTCATCTCAGATGTCTACCGAAGACTTCATGGATCAGCTTAAAGTTCAACTTGCTCAGGCCTATGCCGAGGAATTCCTGGAG ACTGTTCGGGGGAAGTGCTTTGACAAATGTATCACTAAACCAGGCAGCAGTTTGAGTGGGGGAGAAAGCAGCTGCATTTCAAGGTGTGTGGATCGCTATATAGAGGCCACTGGAATCATTAGCAGAGCCCTTTTTAATTCACAACGCTAA
- the LOC111894283 gene encoding SUN domain-containing protein 5 — protein MQKPITPTNVNLHTNNYLLFQEEQHDQSFFKLSLPLMISFWLPFLLVLSTFGFNHGNEGNVDAYNRNLTNTNTTTTTHPYMKEQDENHTDRVLLEFNVSDSGAASHDHNSSVDTEKNHVQGTSPVEEVVSKVLGYSALVCERELQDSYMEKKQEDIQNGRAHLTYLDLDEFRNSTQQDIGLNGAPSGLVNITHRLEPDGTDYNYASASKGAKVLAHNKEANGASNILGLDHDKYLRNPCSVLEKYVIIELSEETLVDAVKIANFEHHSSNFKHFSLSGSLVFPTDIWYHLGDFVAENVKHDQYFKLPEPKWARYLNLTLISHYGSEFYCTLNVIEVYGVDAIEKMLEDLIVTSEESTNLNSTASPASQSTGPKKGNIIDGEKGNIEATSKKMEGVDDGKRVDDDVAKKSLSVTKIPELVAKGNGRMHGDAVLKILMQKVRLLEKNLSLLEDYIKELNKRHGDVLPHLDVELVKYSTLVEKTRAEIKELLLWKATMEKEIADLESWKAFVSSHLESIVKENAMLRQAIAKVAGDQESLDKAELTVLSVSVSFVVAAILKIVSDRLCNNSSGHFKTQREDRSWKLLVITCVVTGVVVFNLY, from the exons ATGCAGAAACCCATCACCCCCACAAATGTCAATTTACACACCAATAATTATCTTTTATTCCAAGAGGAACAACACGACCAAAGCTTTTTCAAGCTCTCTTTGCCTTTAATGATCTCATTTTGGTTACCTTTTCTGCTTGTCCTCTCTACATTCGGCTTCAATCATGGCAACGAAG GGAATGTAGATGCATATAATAGGAACTTAACTAATActaacactactactactacacaTCCGTATATGAAAGAACAAGATGAAAATCATACAGATAGGGTTCTTTTAGAGTTCAATGTATCCGATTCTGGTGCTGCCTCTCATGATCATAATAGCTCTGTAGATACCGAAAAGAACCATGTTCAGGGAACAAGTCCGGTTGAAGAAGTAGTTTCAAAAGTTTTAGGTTACTCTGCATTAGTTTGTGAGAGAGAACTTCAAGATAGTTACATGGAAAAGAAACAAGAAGACATCCAAAACGGAAGGGCCCATCTCACATATCTTGATCTTGATGAGTTTAGAAACAGCACACAGCAAGATATTGGTTTAAATGGTGCACCAAGTGGGTTAGTCAACATAACCCATAGGCTCGAGCCAGATGGAACCGATTACAACTATGCATCTGCATCTAAAGGTGCAAAAGTTTTAGCACACAATAAAGAAGCAAATGGAGCAAGCAACATCTTGGGTTTAGATCATGACAAATATCTAAGAAACCCATGTTCTGTTTTGGAGAAATATGTTATCATTGAGCTTTCAGAAGAGACTCTTGTTGATGCTGTAAAGATTGCAAATTTTGAACACCATTCTTCTAATTTCAAACACTTTTCATTATCAGGAAGCTTGGTTTTCCCAACTGACATATGGTATCATCTTGGAGATTTTGTTGCTGAAAACGTTAAACATGACCAATATTTTAAGTTGCCTGAACCCAAATGGGCTAGATACTTGAATTTGACTTTAATCAGTCATTATGGGTCAGAATTTTATTGTACACTAAATGTAATTGAAGTATATGGGGTAGATGCAATTGAAAAGATGCTTGAAGATCTTATTGTGACTTCAGAAGAATCAACAAATCTTAATTCAACTGCATCCCCTGCATCACAATCTACAGGTCCCAAAAAGGGAAATATTATTGATGGTGAAAAGGGAAACATTGAGGCTACTAGTAAAAAGATGGAAGGTGTTGATGATGGAAAAAGGGTTGATGATGATGTGGCAAAGAAATCCCTGAGTGTGACTAAAATACCTGAACTTGTAGCAAAAGGTAATGGAAGAATGCATGGTGACGCTGTTTTAAAGATTTTGATGCAAAAGGTTAGACTACTTGAAAAGAACTTATCTTTATTGGAGGATTACATTAAAGAACTGAACAAGAGACATGGGGATGTTCTTCCTCATCTTGATGTTGAGCTTGTGAAATATTCAACACTTGTGGAGAAAACAAGAGCAGAAATCAAGGAGCTTTTGTTATGGAAGGCGACTATG GAAAAGGAAATTGCTGACCTGGAGTCGTGGAAGGCTTTTGTGTCATCCCATCTGGAGTCTATTGTGAAAGAAAACGCCATGCTCAG GCAAGCTATTGCAAAGGTTGCTGGTGATCAAGAAAGTCTGGACAAGGCAGAGCTGACTGTGTTGAGTGTGAGTGTTTCTTTTGTTGTTGCTGCCATCTTGAAGATTGTTTCAGACAGACTCTGTAATAATTCATCTGGacatttcaaaacacaaaggGAGGATAGAAGTTGGAAATTGTTGGTTATTACGTGTGTTGTCACTGGGGTCGTTGTTTTTAACCTGTATTGA